The sequence catttttatccgccatgtgaATGTTTCAATtgctttcggctaatgtcacaactgtgcactgaacactctctccaccgcatattgagaagacacacccctttctgctcattggctacacgtttgttttgtttgtcggcctgactcagttttctgaagcagttttcaaacatcgtgcacacCACCTTTAACGTTAATATGAATAGTTAAACAAGTAAAGAAACCGACTATCATTGTGTTAAATTCTTGCGTTTCTTTTTGTTTCGACAGACTCCAGCCCAGATTCTCAGTAGGAAGCACCTCCACTCCACTCCCAGCAtgcactcctacacacactccctcacagaCCTCTTTAAACACTCACTCGCCCCGGCTCAGTCCGATCAACTTGAGTTCTTCGAAACACTCTGAGCGCAGCTTTGGGCCCAAAAACCTGCTCACGCTCTTTGACGAAGTATCTCCAGAGAGCGAGCCATAacatgtcttgtgttttgtttctataaGCTTTCTGCAAAATGTTGAAAAGTTTTTGCCATTTTAGACTTCTgtatttgctgttttgttttttgttttgttttttctaaagACTTTAATGGGATTAAGattctgtattatatatatctgGATTCTATATATCAGAATGGTGCAATGCATCTAATGTTGCTGGGTTTTGTTTAGGTTTTTTAACTCTGTAAATATGGCTGACTTTTGTGATGATTTGTGTTAACCTTTGTATATCATTTGTGGAGCTGTTGATGACTAAATATCAAATTGCGCTCACCTGCACTGTTTTATTTGTGCTACGTCTAAATCCATGAACACACCACAGAGATCCTTCAGCCCACAAAGGCGATTTCAAAACATGATATATGACAAAACCATCAATAGATAGCTATAGATAAGCAGTCCCATGGTAATTAGGGAAGTTGCTGTCTAAATAGCTCTTCATTGCCTGTATTTTAACCTCTTGAGAGCACCTTGGCAAACCTgcagtttaataaatattttctccTGCCCTCTTTAGCCTAATAAGCCACCTTTAGCtaaatcatttacataaatataagtAATTGGATTAACTGCACAACAGTATCTACAgaatctgatggtttgtgtttaaaaaataaactacagACCGCAATATTTTTCGTGTGTGCTGTGTAGGCCAGGAAAAAACTCCACAAAAACAGTTACCCAATGTCAGGATTGATCGTCAAATATTGGAGCTGGgttttagaaatatataaaaactataaataaaataaaatctgatcaAATGGTGTGCATTATTGGTGTCTGACAATAGTCCAGactgtaaatattaatgcactAATTTCTGTAttaacagctcatacacagttatattacagtttatactACTATAGATTACTGATGTTGACACAAGAATAACACTTAAAAGAAATACATGTAATGTTCTAATGTTTTAATACAAGTCTCcttaacagtttatttatttatttttacaaatttagaCTCCACGAATTAAACACTTATATGAAAATGCtgttcagtgagtgtgtgtgtgtgtgtgtgtgtatatatatatatatatatatatatatatatatatatatatatatatatatatatatatatatataaattaactaTGGGTGTTATCTCAAGCATTGGCAACCCTTGGCGATTTAAAACACATGATTGAATATTTTGGGAAAATCTGGCAACCGTCCCTGGTTTGGAGGCAGTCGTGTACCGTTGAAGGGGTTCAAGCATGAGGCGGTGTCTCAATTGGGCATCTGACTCCTCAAACATGCGCACTGACCCTTTAAATTATCATGGATTCTGCATCCTAAGTAGTGCACTTCGTTTTTAAAGCGCAGCTATTTAGGATACGGTCTGTTGACTTTCACCGGAGATGGTTTTAGCTTGCAGTAAAAGAGCAAAAGGGGCAATAGATGCCAATTTCGTgctgaaaatactgtatgtttagaGATATATAATCGCAAAATAACACCATAAAGAAGCGAGACGCAAAAAATAattcttcattatttatatcCAGCTACCTTCGTGCTTAACTCGATACCCTTTTAGCCGAATATCGCTAGCTAGTTTAGCTTGTAAACAATAACCGACCTCGAAAACCAACAGTTCTAGGAGGTGCTTGTGCATCCGTGTGATATATGTCAAGAGATCAATGTTAGAATAGTAACGTTTCACTGTACTTTATACAAACGACGCACTCAGGAAAAGTGAAACCTTTATACGAAGTCCAGTCCGATTTAGTCGTTGATaccgtgacgtcatcggcggtaCCGTGTAATACCGGTAATTACTGTTATCGTTAAGTGAACTGAGCTTCAGCCATGTCGAAGGTGGAGCGTCTGAATGCCAGGGTCAGTAAGTTGCTGACGGCTGCGGTGCAGGAGGTACTGGAAGCCGTGAGGGAGACGGTGTCCGAGTATCAGGAGAAAACGGCTCGTACGCAGAGGGAGAACGAGAGACTGAGGCGAAAGTTACAGGAGCTGCAGGAGCTCACGTCTAACAGACACGTCGGTGAGAATCGGTCACAGGAAAACAACTACACGTGTTAACTACACAAGCGACGTGGTTTAACTGTGTCTTACTGTGTTTTACAGGTGCAGAGGAATCTGTCGTATGCTGTAACGCGGTGAAACGGACCGAATCGGATTCTTTAACAAGCGGAACGGGCGACGTCACCCAGAAGGACAGCGAGTTCAAGCTGGAGACGGGAAGTGGCAAAGATAAACCGAATGCAAATCCTGTCGTTTCTCATGTTGTGCATTCATCATCGCAGTCTTGCTTTGAAGATTCAGAGCCGAATGTCCAGACCACTCCATCGCAATTCAGCATCCGAACCAAGATTTCAGTGTCGGACTATGTTTCCCATGATGCAACTTCGCCTGAACAAACAAGGATCATAGCAGCAGACTTCACCCCGAGTGTGATCAAAACCGAAGCAGAAAGTGAGGAGTATCGCGATTACACTTCACAAGCTTTAATTTACCAAACAGAGCAGATGACGACACAGAGCACGTCCTGCGCCATCGTCCCATTTGCACTCAATGGCTCTTTGCAGAGACTCATGACTGAAGACATGGAGCAGATCGATGCCGTTTTAGACAGCACAGAGGCGAGAGGTGACGAGTTGTTAAACGGTTTATCATACCGGAGGAGTGGGTGTGGCTTCCGAATGCGGCGGGCGGAGAAACGCTTCTGCTGCGCACTCTGTGGCCGCACTTTCAGCCACGCCGGAGACTTTAAAAAGCACAAGCGTGTGCACACTGGCGAGAAGCCATACTTGTGTACACTTTGTGGGAAACGCTTCAGCCAGTCGGGGTACCTGAAGATCCATCAGCGCTACCACACGGGAGAGAAACCATACACCTGCAGCACCTGTGGAAAACGCTTTAGCCACTCTAGCAATTACAAAAAACACCAACAGACTCATATCGCTCAGAATCTGGGCGCTAATTTACTTTAAgaagtgtgtttatttagaaGTTTGGAGCCAGACAGTGTATCTGACTGAACATAACATTCACACAAGACTGGAACGTAGTCAAGGTGTATGAtctgatgtgtttttctttcaaatggatttctgtcctcttcctctttttcagATTATAACCTCAACGGAA is a genomic window of Tachysurus fulvidraco isolate hzauxx_2018 chromosome 8, HZAU_PFXX_2.0, whole genome shotgun sequence containing:
- the LOC113650600 gene encoding zinc finger protein with KRAB and SCAN domains 3-like codes for the protein MSKVERLNARVSKLLTAAVQEVLEAVRETVSEYQEKTARTQRENERLRRKLQELQELTSNRHVGAEESVVCCNAVKRTESDSLTSGTGDVTQKDSEFKLETGSGKDKPNANPVVSHVVHSSSQSCFEDSEPNVQTTPSQFSIRTKISVSDYVSHDATSPEQTRIIAADFTPSVIKTEAESEEYRDYTSQALIYQTEQMTTQSTSCAIVPFALNGSLQRLMTEDMEQIDAVLDSTEARGDELLNGLSYRRSGCGFRMRRAEKRFCCALCGRTFSHAGDFKKHKRVHTGEKPYLCTLCGKRFSQSGYLKIHQRYHTGEKPYTCSTCGKRFSHSSNYKKHQQTHIAQNLGANLL